A window of the Parvularcula bermudensis HTCC2503 genome harbors these coding sequences:
- a CDS encoding cation transporter, translating into MGSEDLKIETSDERRTLQIVLWLNILIAIGFFVTGWFGDSNALLANGLDNSSDAIVYGLSLLALTRSQIWKRNAARLSGGMLLVFAVGVAGDAIRRYFEGSEPLGLIMLAMAAIAGVVNLICLWLLKKIEKKDVNLRAATTFSFNDFISNGGIILAGVIVLWTGSNWPDLLVGLGVAAIAVYGGIDILRDAHADKHQSG; encoded by the coding sequence ATGGGTAGCGAAGACTTGAAAATCGAGACGTCAGACGAGCGCCGAACTCTTCAAATTGTACTATGGCTAAACATACTCATAGCCATTGGCTTTTTTGTCACAGGCTGGTTCGGCGACTCCAATGCCCTCCTGGCGAACGGGCTGGATAATTCCTCGGACGCGATTGTGTATGGCTTGAGCCTGCTTGCACTTACACGTTCGCAGATCTGGAAACGCAACGCCGCTCGACTGTCAGGTGGAATGCTTCTTGTATTTGCCGTCGGCGTCGCCGGCGACGCAATCCGTCGATACTTTGAAGGATCTGAACCCCTCGGTCTCATCATGCTGGCAATGGCCGCGATTGCAGGTGTTGTAAATCTGATCTGTCTCTGGCTTTTGAAAAAAATAGAAAAGAAGGATGTAAACCTGCGAGCCGCTACAACATTTAGTTTCAATGACTTCATCTCGAATGGGGGGATCATTCTCGCGGGCGTAATCGTACTGTGGACTGGGTCCAACTGGCCAGATCTGCTTGTCGGATTGGGAGTCGCGGCGATTGCGGTATATGGTGGAATCGATATTCTGCGCGATGCGCATGCTGATAAGCATCAGTCAGGATGA
- a CDS encoding DNA -binding domain-containing protein, which yields MSRLADHISAYDYTWLLSDSRWAWEFLRRNRRFLEDSSLPSASELSFAPACHQITLVRPRASQALAERWGLAFFPDPEDSGLEADAFWSGGLYPRRVHMQVSPSGPNESCEFYDRTVGICRITHFTDLAGREQFLLKGNGCVIQVFCTGMSLLAREPVKLSFIIDSLDEFQAKLKTLQRAQRVYDPQAEADIPEWTRHSLALRNALVALDCHDAKLSYFETAGFIYGEERAREAWDSPSRAMKDEMRRALARGRDLRDGGYATLLGPVENALLLA from the coding sequence ATGTCCCGGCTGGCAGATCATATAAGTGCCTATGACTACACATGGTTGTTGTCAGACAGCAGATGGGCCTGGGAGTTCCTGCGCCGAAACCGCCGGTTTCTTGAGGACTCGTCGCTTCCTTCCGCGAGTGAGCTTAGTTTCGCTCCCGCCTGCCATCAGATCACCCTCGTGCGCCCTAGAGCCTCTCAGGCGCTTGCTGAGCGATGGGGGCTCGCCTTCTTCCCGGATCCAGAGGATAGCGGCCTTGAAGCCGACGCGTTCTGGTCGGGAGGTCTCTATCCGAGGCGGGTTCACATGCAAGTTTCTCCGAGTGGTCCTAATGAATCCTGTGAATTCTATGATCGCACTGTTGGCATCTGCAGGATCACGCACTTCACCGACCTCGCCGGCCGCGAACAATTTCTTCTCAAGGGAAATGGCTGCGTCATTCAGGTATTCTGCACGGGCATGTCACTTCTGGCCCGCGAACCTGTCAAGCTCAGCTTCATCATCGACAGTCTCGACGAATTCCAGGCCAAGCTGAAAACGCTCCAGCGCGCCCAGCGTGTCTATGACCCGCAAGCAGAGGCGGATATCCCGGAATGGACTCGCCATTCCTTGGCCCTTCGCAATGCACTGGTCGCACTCGATTGTCATGATGCCAAACTCTCATATTTTGAGACGGCGGGGTTCATATATGGCGAAGAACGGGCCCGCGAAGCCTGGGACAGCCCAAGCCGAGCGATGAAAGACGAGATGAGACGTGCCCTTGCCCGCGGCCGGGACCTGCGGGACGGCGGTTATGCAACGCTTCTCGGACCCGTCGAAAACGCGCTTCTTTTAGCCTGA
- a CDS encoding DNA -binding domain-containing protein — translation MSPADTPSVRIDLDDYAYTCRLSRSRWAWEFLRRNSEFRQAALRAGDSQISEKPACHGIRLLRPLCDQIDAEKFGLVFFPDIDANGYEADVFWIPALYARALTMQVVPRHPSERDDIFDQTINVCEVTHLTDRVGREYLMIRGHGHSIQVACSGLSLLSVEPVRMKLIIDNVSSMDETLKVIGKAQRILGKDDSSFNDTWTRSSLAFRNALIALDAYETGLTYFETAAIIYGEDRATEAWQSPSRAMKDEMRRALVRGRELRDGGYRDLLTAQT, via the coding sequence ATGAGTCCCGCCGACACACCCTCGGTCCGTATTGATCTGGATGACTACGCCTATACTTGCCGACTCTCCAGAAGTCGCTGGGCTTGGGAATTTCTTCGGCGAAATAGCGAATTCAGGCAAGCCGCCCTGCGGGCTGGCGACTCACAGATATCTGAAAAGCCAGCCTGTCATGGCATCCGGCTGCTCCGGCCGCTATGCGACCAGATCGACGCTGAGAAATTCGGCTTGGTTTTCTTTCCCGACATAGACGCGAATGGCTATGAGGCCGACGTCTTCTGGATCCCTGCCCTCTATGCTCGCGCCCTGACCATGCAGGTCGTACCGCGTCATCCGAGCGAGCGCGACGATATTTTCGATCAGACGATCAATGTGTGTGAAGTCACCCACCTCACAGATCGCGTCGGCCGGGAATACCTGATGATCCGTGGGCACGGCCACAGCATCCAGGTCGCTTGTTCTGGTCTGTCACTACTCAGCGTCGAACCCGTCCGCATGAAACTGATCATCGATAATGTGTCGAGCATGGACGAAACACTTAAAGTCATCGGCAAGGCTCAGCGTATTCTTGGCAAGGACGATTCGAGTTTCAACGACACCTGGACACGCTCATCGCTTGCGTTTCGCAATGCGCTCATTGCGCTCGATGCGTATGAGACCGGTCTAACTTATTTTGAAACCGCTGCCATCATCTATGGCGAGGATCGCGCCACCGAAGCCTGGCAGAGCCCCAGCCGGGCCATGAAAGACGAAATGCGCCGCGCCCTCGTGCGAGGACGTGAACTCCGGGATGGCGGATACAGGGACCTCCTGACTGCACAGACCTGA
- a CDS encoding antirestriction protein ArdA, with protein sequence MTAPQPSAPLAADAAPTPETRPRIYVACLAAYNNGCLHGRWIDATTPDEVMAEVCAMLAASPLPDAEEWAIHDYEGFEGAHLSEYASFETVCNLADFIAEHGRLGALVHRHFGDDLEQAEASFDDYAGTYASRADFAEDLHRDTGTEIPAALEYYIDWSALARDMELGGDIMVFETGFEVVHVFWTR encoded by the coding sequence ATGACCGCACCGCAACCTTCAGCCCCCCTTGCGGCAGACGCTGCACCCACACCTGAAACCCGCCCCCGTATCTATGTGGCCTGTCTTGCCGCCTACAATAATGGCTGCCTGCACGGGCGCTGGATCGACGCGACGACGCCTGATGAGGTGATGGCCGAGGTCTGCGCTATGTTGGCGGCGTCGCCGCTGCCGGACGCCGAAGAATGGGCAATCCATGACTATGAAGGCTTCGAAGGCGCGCACCTGTCGGAATATGCGAGCTTCGAGACGGTCTGCAATCTGGCCGACTTCATTGCCGAACATGGCAGGCTCGGCGCGCTGGTCCATCGCCATTTTGGCGACGACCTTGAGCAGGCCGAAGCGTCCTTCGACGATTATGCAGGCACCTATGCGAGCCGGGCAGACTTCGCCGAGGACCTGCACCGCGACACCGGCACCGAAATTCCCGCAGCCCTCGAATACTATATCGACTGGTCGGCGCTCGCCCGCGACATGGAGCTGGGTGGCGACATCATGGTGTTCGAGACAGGGTTCGAAGTCGTTCACGTCTTCTGGACGCGGTGA
- a CDS encoding ParB/RepB/Spo0J family partition protein, translating into MSAARTLTELLGPRPRMTLVVAEAQVAEIWVEGRAPLITIRDYDWGETDPQPSRDADGFPFTKINWRGPAWALGLALYPPEKETSMAQPDLKHIPLDELRISKLNMRHGRKKPDVSDILPSIRESGLRQTLLVRREGKYYGVIAGRRRFFALKEIAKETGEVPFVPCAIMTEKDAASAIAASVIENVGRLPATEMEQYEAFKRLNDEGKALEDIASFFGVTELLVRRVLALASLDEPIRKLYAEDELDRETIRALTLATPEQQAEWFRLFQSETERAPMGRSCKAWITGGTTITTDKALFDLDAYEGQVTADLFGEHGVFADADQFWKAQSAAIAERVEAHRADGWSDVICLERGAYFHRWEYVQCAKEDGGKVFIEIRHDGTVQFHEGQVTSAEARKRQQGSKGEGDAVPAAVRPEMSGPLAEYILLHRHAAAQASLATSPAIALRLMVAHAMAGSALWDVRPFELRARKDETQASVESGVSVAALAEATAQIDALFKALNVSPALRRNGDDYRLCELFSALLAMSDGEVLQVLATVMARTLEAGNGIVEAVLHVCGTDLSAAWKPDEAFFDLTKDKRAINAMIGDIATLSLADSCRAETGKAQKQVLANRISGEGCEANPDWRPSWMQVPPTRLVEGAGSPPADAWTRIAGLFEAEAAATPDETPETRQDAA; encoded by the coding sequence ATGAGCGCGGCCCGCACCCTCACTGAATTGCTCGGCCCACGGCCCCGTATGACGCTTGTCGTTGCCGAGGCCCAAGTCGCCGAAATCTGGGTCGAGGGCCGCGCGCCGCTGATCACGATCCGCGATTATGACTGGGGCGAGACCGACCCCCAACCAAGCCGGGACGCGGACGGCTTTCCCTTCACCAAGATCAACTGGAGAGGCCCCGCGTGGGCGCTGGGTCTCGCGCTTTACCCGCCAGAAAAGGAGACCTCCATGGCACAGCCCGACCTCAAACACATCCCGCTCGACGAGCTTCGGATTTCCAAACTCAATATGCGGCATGGGCGCAAGAAGCCGGACGTATCCGACATTCTGCCGTCCATCCGGGAGAGCGGATTGCGTCAGACTTTGCTCGTTCGCCGCGAAGGCAAATATTATGGCGTCATCGCCGGACGCCGCCGTTTTTTTGCGCTCAAAGAAATCGCGAAGGAGACGGGCGAGGTGCCGTTCGTTCCATGCGCGATCATGACTGAAAAGGATGCGGCCTCCGCGATTGCGGCATCTGTCATCGAAAATGTCGGACGCCTGCCTGCGACAGAAATGGAGCAATATGAGGCGTTCAAGCGCCTCAACGATGAAGGCAAGGCGCTGGAGGATATCGCCAGCTTCTTCGGAGTGACTGAGCTTCTGGTGCGCCGTGTGCTCGCGCTTGCTTCGCTCGACGAACCGATACGGAAACTCTACGCCGAAGACGAACTGGACCGCGAAACGATCCGCGCGCTTACGCTTGCGACGCCAGAACAGCAGGCCGAATGGTTCCGTCTCTTCCAGAGCGAAACCGAACGCGCCCCGATGGGGCGGTCGTGCAAGGCTTGGATCACGGGCGGAACGACGATCACGACCGACAAGGCCTTGTTCGATCTTGATGCCTATGAGGGACAGGTCACTGCCGACCTCTTTGGCGAGCATGGCGTCTTTGCGGATGCGGATCAGTTCTGGAAGGCACAATCCGCCGCGATTGCCGAGCGGGTCGAGGCCCACAGGGCCGACGGCTGGAGCGATGTTATCTGCCTTGAGCGCGGGGCGTATTTCCACCGCTGGGAGTATGTCCAGTGCGCCAAGGAAGATGGCGGGAAGGTCTTCATCGAAATCCGCCATGACGGGACGGTCCAGTTCCACGAGGGACAAGTAACCTCGGCCGAGGCCCGCAAGCGGCAACAGGGTTCGAAGGGTGAAGGCGATGCCGTTCCGGCAGCCGTTCGGCCAGAAATGTCCGGCCCGCTCGCGGAATACATCCTGCTTCATCGCCACGCAGCTGCTCAGGCGAGTTTGGCCACATCCCCCGCGATTGCTCTCCGCTTGATGGTGGCGCATGCCATGGCGGGGAGCGCGCTTTGGGATGTCCGGCCTTTCGAACTTCGCGCCCGCAAGGATGAGACGCAGGCGAGTGTGGAAAGCGGGGTATCTGTAGCTGCACTGGCCGAAGCGACGGCGCAGATCGACGCCCTGTTCAAGGCGCTCAACGTCAGTCCAGCGCTTCGCCGGAACGGCGATGACTACCGCTTGTGCGAGCTTTTCTCCGCGCTGCTCGCCATGTCGGACGGGGAAGTGTTGCAGGTGCTTGCGACGGTGATGGCCCGCACACTCGAGGCCGGAAATGGCATCGTGGAAGCCGTCCTGCATGTCTGCGGCACCGATCTTTCGGCGGCTTGGAAACCAGACGAGGCCTTCTTCGATCTCACCAAGGACAAGCGCGCCATCAATGCGATGATTGGCGATATTGCAACCCTGTCGCTCGCGGACTCCTGCCGCGCCGAGACGGGCAAGGCGCAGAAGCAGGTGCTTGCGAACCGGATCAGCGGGGAGGGTTGCGAGGCCAATCCTGACTGGCGACCGAGCTGGATGCAGGTGCCGCCGACACGCCTTGTTGAAGGGGCCGGGTCACCACCTGCCGATGCATGGACACGGATCGCGGGACTATTCGAAGCGGAGGCAGCAGCCACGCCCGATGAGACACCTGAGACGCGACAGGACGCTGCCTGA
- a CDS encoding DUF736 domain-containing protein — MANALGYVSETKSGFEGTLAMMNLSAAIRIEKNAEKTEEGHPDYRIYAGETSTEIGGGWMRKSKASGRDYVSLTLADPQIGPRRIFANLAPVKGKKGRHVILWNARD, encoded by the coding sequence ATGGCAAACGCACTCGGATATGTCAGCGAGACCAAGTCCGGCTTTGAAGGCACCCTCGCAATGATGAACCTCTCTGCCGCAATCCGCATCGAGAAGAATGCAGAAAAGACCGAAGAAGGACATCCGGACTACCGCATCTATGCCGGTGAAACCTCGACCGAAATCGGCGGCGGCTGGATGCGCAAGTCGAAGGCATCGGGACGCGACTATGTCTCGCTGACGCTGGCAGACCCGCAGATCGGACCGCGCCGGATTTTCGCAAACCTCGCCCCGGTCAAGGGCAAGAAAGGCCGGCACGTCATTCTCTGGAACGCGCGCGACTAG
- a CDS encoding helix-turn-helix transcriptional regulator has product MTETNRSGEELRPKSNLPTPTEWMNTDETADHLGLKPKTLVNMRSLGTGPVYHKIGAKVWYRGKDIIAYTNGRRFMGTGLRDES; this is encoded by the coding sequence ATGACAGAGACAAATAGAAGTGGAGAGGAGCTTCGACCCAAATCAAACCTCCCAACCCCGACCGAATGGATGAACACGGATGAAACCGCTGACCATCTCGGCCTCAAACCGAAGACCCTGGTCAATATGCGTTCGCTGGGAACAGGCCCGGTTTATCACAAGATCGGCGCCAAGGTCTGGTATCGCGGCAAGGACATCATCGCTTACACCAATGGACGTAGGTTCATGGGGACAGGCCTTCGCGATGAGTCGTAG
- a CDS encoding S26 family signal peptidase, translating to MSRRIALLGMGCGLGLMVSASIINRSDFIWNRTESMPKGLYFVDRSARISTGDLVAFAPSDEVRHWLNDEGIVGSDWPLLKHVAGLSGDEICRCDTQVSINGITSVDALKVTESGSALPVWQGCQTLKAGDVFLLNSHPLSVDGRYFGVQDGARIIGVARSIWTYGNRSAEDQATVKAIDSGTGMASVSRRARLRECHPATLNPLSAHPFLCDPVPEGGCTDLQSAAHLEP from the coding sequence ATGAGTCGTAGAATCGCGTTGTTAGGCATGGGATGCGGGCTAGGCCTCATGGTCTCCGCCAGCATTATCAACCGGTCCGACTTCATCTGGAACCGGACGGAAAGCATGCCCAAGGGCCTTTACTTTGTTGACCGGTCGGCGCGAATTTCGACAGGCGATCTGGTAGCGTTTGCGCCCTCGGATGAGGTTCGACATTGGCTGAACGATGAGGGAATTGTTGGCTCCGACTGGCCCTTGTTGAAGCATGTTGCGGGCCTATCCGGTGACGAGATTTGCAGATGCGATACGCAGGTCTCCATCAACGGGATCACATCTGTTGATGCGCTCAAAGTAACCGAGTCCGGCAGCGCCCTTCCCGTCTGGCAGGGCTGTCAGACCCTCAAAGCCGGCGACGTTTTCCTGCTCAACTCTCATCCCCTGTCAGTCGATGGACGATACTTCGGCGTTCAGGACGGCGCGCGCATCATTGGCGTCGCCAGGTCCATATGGACTTATGGCAACCGGTCGGCTGAGGATCAGGCGACCGTCAAAGCGATAGATAGCGGGACGGGAATGGCTTCTGTGTCCCGGAGGGCAAGATTAAGGGAGTGTCACCCAGCGACACTTAACCCATTGTCTGCACATCCTTTTTTGTGTGACCCGGTGCCGGAAGGCGGGTGCACGGATTTGCAATCCGCTGCGCACTTGGAGCCGTGA
- a CDS encoding relaxase/mobilization nuclease domain-containing protein, giving the protein MSDDFDFVPRLGKIRSKGKAKTQLKRLKRVVAKGRLGSRGRKGLPPGAVRHAGRGKVQAALARHWSSQQARRVIVKVHIARASPTGVAGFAKHVAYIRRDGAGREGERGKLYDRSVDEADAKAFNNRADEDRRQFRLIVSPEDADQMKDLTRFTREFISQVEKDLGRRLDWVAANHHDTGQPHVHIVIRGGNTRNGELLIDRKYITRGFRARAQELVTRELGQRRLREMAAARSNEAEREALTAIDHDIAARLSDGRYTPESERGGLSRFDGALVNRRLRFLRTLDLARRREDGRWTLKEGWQETLRALGRRGDIVRSLANLEGRKIDASRLHALPRDLNSGGEVLGQLAATLPGDELRNGTTALIEGLDGRVWSIEMTEQEAAQLPKPGGIVSVGRKAVEPKPADITIAAIAERNGGVYSDELHEATDPSSSPAFRLAHKRRLEALRRLGVVDRNVHGTWAVPSNFEERALQAEATKHGLAIDVRSWLPVEALAERHAETWLDQIDTDVLDGATGPFADELRKLLSIRKVWLRTEGYTLDQTGQPTAEDAERLKRTEFEKAMKTEGARMELSFAYPESWSEFSGTYSQHVELAQGRFAVITGRDRYTLVPASHRNAVWLGREVTLNRTGNSFQWQIGKSRSVSR; this is encoded by the coding sequence GTGAGCGACGATTTCGACTTCGTTCCCCGGCTTGGGAAGATCAGGTCGAAGGGTAAGGCAAAGACCCAGCTGAAACGGCTGAAGCGCGTCGTCGCGAAGGGGCGGCTTGGAAGCCGCGGACGCAAAGGCCTGCCGCCTGGCGCTGTGCGTCATGCAGGGCGCGGAAAAGTGCAGGCCGCCCTTGCCCGGCACTGGTCCAGCCAGCAGGCTCGGCGGGTCATTGTGAAGGTCCATATTGCGCGGGCGAGTCCAACCGGCGTGGCGGGCTTTGCAAAGCATGTCGCCTACATCCGCCGTGATGGGGCCGGGCGCGAGGGCGAGCGCGGCAAGCTCTATGACCGGAGTGTCGATGAAGCGGATGCAAAAGCATTCAATAATCGGGCTGACGAGGACAGGCGGCAGTTCCGGTTGATCGTCTCTCCGGAAGACGCAGATCAGATGAAGGACCTGACGCGGTTCACGCGGGAGTTCATAAGCCAGGTCGAGAAGGATCTGGGCCGCCGGCTCGATTGGGTCGCCGCCAACCATCACGACACGGGCCAACCGCATGTGCATATTGTGATCCGCGGCGGCAATACCCGGAATGGTGAACTGCTGATCGACCGCAAATACATCACGCGGGGATTTCGGGCGCGGGCGCAGGAGCTGGTGACGCGTGAGCTTGGTCAGCGGCGGCTACGAGAAATGGCAGCGGCAAGGTCGAACGAGGCCGAGCGAGAGGCGCTGACGGCGATCGATCACGACATCGCGGCTAGACTGAGTGATGGACGTTACACGCCGGAGAGTGAACGGGGCGGATTGTCAAGGTTCGATGGCGCGCTCGTTAATCGCCGTCTTCGGTTTCTTCGGACACTCGATCTTGCGAGGCGACGTGAGGATGGTCGCTGGACTTTGAAAGAAGGTTGGCAGGAGACGCTGCGGGCACTTGGCAGGCGGGGGGACATTGTTAGATCGCTCGCCAACCTGGAGGGCCGGAAAATCGATGCGTCGCGTCTGCACGCCCTGCCCCGAGATTTGAACTCTGGTGGCGAAGTTCTCGGACAGCTTGCCGCCACCTTGCCGGGTGATGAATTGCGGAACGGAACGACGGCACTGATCGAAGGCCTCGATGGACGAGTCTGGTCAATTGAGATGACCGAACAAGAAGCGGCTCAGTTGCCCAAGCCTGGCGGGATTGTTTCGGTCGGGAGGAAAGCCGTCGAACCGAAGCCTGCGGACATAACGATTGCTGCGATCGCCGAACGGAATGGCGGGGTGTATTCGGATGAGCTGCACGAGGCGACTGATCCATCGAGTTCGCCGGCATTCCGGCTCGCGCATAAGCGTCGGCTGGAGGCTCTGAGGCGACTGGGAGTCGTCGACAGGAATGTTCATGGCACCTGGGCCGTCCCAAGCAACTTCGAGGAGCGCGCTTTGCAGGCCGAAGCGACAAAGCATGGTCTTGCTATCGACGTGAGGTCATGGTTGCCCGTTGAAGCGCTTGCTGAACGGCACGCAGAGACTTGGTTAGATCAGATCGACACCGATGTGCTGGATGGCGCAACGGGTCCGTTCGCGGACGAACTTCGAAAGTTGCTCAGCATTCGAAAGGTGTGGTTGCGAACCGAGGGCTATACGCTGGATCAAACTGGTCAGCCGACCGCGGAAGACGCTGAGCGTCTCAAGAGAACGGAATTTGAGAAGGCGATGAAGACAGAAGGCGCTCGCATGGAACTATCTTTTGCGTATCCGGAAAGCTGGAGTGAATTTTCCGGGACCTACTCGCAGCACGTCGAGCTGGCTCAAGGCCGGTTTGCTGTAATTACGGGACGAGATCGCTACACGCTTGTTCCGGCATCCCACAGAAATGCAGTTTGGCTTGGTCGAGAAGTTACGCTCAATCGGACGGGCAATTCATTTCAATGGCAAATCGGCAAATCACGATCGGTCAGCCGATAA
- a CDS encoding AAA family ATPase, whose translation MIGRIVCFSGKIGSGKSSVSEAVANALACKMASFGGYIRHKVESQGGDPTSRKALQDYGQLRVDQNIAEFCDDVLSYSGFTTGDDLVVDGIRHVDVYDALVRRLPNSRFHLIHLDLDDRSRKSRMAGRGDDFSDFVRAEGHVVEKDLSSNLPSRAHLVIDASAPIEDIVGNILVYLAS comes from the coding sequence TTGATTGGCCGCATTGTTTGCTTCTCCGGCAAGATCGGAAGCGGAAAGTCATCGGTTAGCGAAGCTGTTGCGAATGCGCTTGCATGCAAGATGGCCAGCTTTGGCGGCTACATCCGGCATAAGGTAGAGAGCCAGGGCGGAGACCCGACAAGCCGGAAAGCTCTGCAAGACTATGGGCAACTTCGGGTCGATCAGAACATAGCTGAATTCTGCGATGACGTTCTAAGCTATTCGGGTTTCACAACTGGGGATGACCTCGTCGTCGATGGCATTCGGCATGTCGATGTCTACGACGCCTTGGTTCGTCGCCTGCCAAACTCGAGATTCCACCTCATCCACCTTGACCTAGATGACCGTTCGCGGAAGTCGAGAATGGCGGGAAGAGGCGATGACTTCAGCGACTTTGTTCGCGCCGAAGGTCACGTTGTCGAGAAGGACTTGAGCAGTAACCTCCCAAGCAGGGCTCACTTGGTCATCGATGCGTCCGCGCCAATTGAGGACATCGTCGGCAACATTCTCGTTTATCTGGCAAGCTGA
- a CDS encoding DUF4186 domain-containing protein: protein MPLFQKPEPLKITCTMTDCDNDLHCFKATQKMPVGDRGKCRACNADLVDWTRIHNRSIGDAKYTFQALKRETIRHHFFHVPIDQKAINYAKRKGRKKLKDAIRARVQKSIGSANPSWDGRQTPMSDNPIFYGQHATATCCRTCLEYWHDIPKGVPLTEEQIDYCVEILELFFDERLPEVDDNPVHVPPIRR, encoded by the coding sequence ATGCCGCTATTTCAGAAACCCGAGCCTCTGAAAATTACCTGCACGATGACAGATTGCGACAATGATCTTCATTGTTTTAAGGCGACACAAAAAATGCCTGTCGGAGACCGCGGCAAGTGCCGCGCCTGCAACGCAGACCTGGTTGACTGGACACGAATACACAACCGGTCAATTGGGGACGCCAAATACACTTTCCAGGCACTCAAACGCGAAACGATCAGGCACCATTTCTTTCACGTGCCAATCGACCAAAAGGCGATCAACTACGCAAAGCGAAAAGGTAGGAAGAAGCTGAAAGACGCGATCAGGGCTCGTGTCCAAAAATCAATCGGATCCGCAAACCCTTCTTGGGACGGTCGCCAAACGCCGATGAGCGACAATCCAATATTCTACGGCCAACATGCCACCGCAACCTGTTGCCGAACTTGTCTAGAATACTGGCATGATATTCCAAAAGGAGTCCCACTAACTGAGGAGCAGATTGATTACTGCGTAGAAATTCTCGAGCTGTTTTTTGACGAGCGGCTCCCTGAAGTTGACGATAATCCTGTTCATGTCCCTCCGATCCGTCGGTGA